A stretch of the Duncaniella dubosii genome encodes the following:
- a CDS encoding RNA polymerase sigma factor, which yields MSINAKDPGKSPKPTAKCRQLSPKEKERLFNMYIVPNLADIKSLTKYYTANYQDVDDNYQHCLAQLYNYIGSYNPEQKLMTWLHIVVKRACQHENKKRSEESQYWTDIEMCSMEDIYQHGTSMVSEVEFGNLIDNISDQMLEALMKIPPQRLSPFMMYVQGHRIREITAAEWKLGHLEKRSEDIVKSRIYWTRRELQYILRQNGITRKNRKGATDDRDRCEEDD from the coding sequence ATGTCAATCAATGCTAAAGATCCGGGAAAATCCCCCAAACCGACTGCAAAATGTCGGCAGTTAAGTCCTAAAGAGAAGGAGCGTCTTTTCAATATGTATATCGTTCCTAACCTTGCGGATATTAAAAGCCTAACCAAGTATTATACAGCAAACTATCAAGATGTAGATGATAATTATCAGCACTGTTTAGCTCAACTTTATAACTATATTGGCTCATACAATCCAGAACAAAAGTTGATGACTTGGCTCCATATCGTTGTTAAACGTGCCTGTCAGCACGAAAACAAAAAACGAAGTGAAGAATCTCAGTATTGGACTGATATTGAGATGTGTTCGATGGAGGATATATATCAGCATGGAACGAGTATGGTTTCAGAAGTTGAATTTGGGAATTTGATAGACAATATCTCAGACCAAATGTTAGAGGCATTGATGAAAATTCCACCCCAGAGGTTATCACCTTTTATGATGTACGTTCAGGGTCATCGAATAAGAGAGATAACAGCAGCTGAATGGAAGCTCGGACATCTTGAAAAGCGAAGTGAAGATATAGTGAAAAGCCGAATTTATTGGACAAGACGAGAACTGCAATATATACTGAGACAAAATGGAATTACAAGAAAGAACCGTAAAGGTGCGACAGATGATCGAGACCGTTGTGAAGAGGACGATTAA
- a CDS encoding N-acetylmuramoyl-L-alanine amidase, producing MAKSKRNIKEIIIHCSDTPEGKDFTVADIRAWHKARNFSDVGYHYVIYRDGSIHLGRDIDIAGAHCTNHNTISIGICYIGGREVGSTKPKDTRTAEQKKALLKLLKDLKKLYPNATIHGHKEFANKACPCFEVKKEYSNL from the coding sequence ATCGCTAAGAGCAAGCGCAATATTAAAGAGATCATTATCCATTGCTCTGACACCCCAGAGGGGAAAGACTTTACTGTAGCAGACATTCGGGCATGGCATAAGGCTCGTAACTTCTCAGATGTAGGCTATCACTATGTGATTTATCGTGACGGTTCTATTCATCTGGGGCGTGACATCGACATTGCCGGCGCCCACTGCACTAACCACAATACCATCAGTATCGGCATTTGCTATATAGGTGGTCGAGAGGTAGGTAGTACAAAACCTAAAGATACTCGCACTGCCGAGCAGAAAAAGGCACTTCTCAAACTCCTGAAGGATTTGAAGAAGCTATATCCTAATGCCACCATTCACGGACATAAGGAGTTTGCAAATAAGGCTTGTCCTTGTTTTGAGGTCAAGAAAGAGTATTCAAACCTCTAA
- a CDS encoding helix-hairpin-helix domain-containing protein, translated as MKIQRITHKTDTQLVSDCYAGDGYVKRNHGSLPDIDSDFSAVRRDEVKAYLERRYNKDGLQRVFSAGTFTTEKIKSVIKDVARTHKISQATTNYLTAILDDNMTWTDLMKMASTDKRMRDFIQKYPDVFEEILPIMGQARSAGIHASALIITPEYVKGERVECFDLLPIRKMGDLLVSEISGNDIDAIGILKNDVLGIKELTRLSDTLNLVESEYGVKYNILEIASKYLNDEKVFKIIRDGNTQGVFQMGGEGITKFIKRLAPDNINDLIASVALFRPGPLDSGAADNYVRAKRGEYEPTYLWGTYEILKDTFAQMVYQEQISRVAQKVGGLSLGDGVNLVKALSKKKLEKVRKFQDKFFAGAKQNGCPKEAADQIWSNVEDAAKYSFNACIAGHEYLWGRHKEKGSGTRINIGDMWRTRNDYQWAKENGRLALRNKYRKYGYGTCWSLNEDDKLVINRIVDIRYQGVRPVYRITLANGSTIDVTDNHKHPTLNGQKRTDELIPGEDFMYIRVGWIKEDTSYRFTDKGGLNNTRYHSNDHVESHTLNVQKGHKGFLTRDSNYTKLEYYKNHLKKDYCEECGRRLKRLEIHHVNGDHSDVGENYSNIRTLCPSCHKKAHYEMGRVKMGRKGLGTAVVQVVSVEFLCNTAVYDVEMEHPYHTFLTGKGVVTCNSHATAYGLTAYVGAWLKTYYPTAFYTVVLRDQDEDKMAVLMNEIKTVGGTELEKPNINISGENFTADFKNNKIYWSLSRIKQLGPKAVKYIVQERNLYGEFYNLEDFIKRIFKSKFKSFEDEGTAEVRERCPVTARSVRNLIFAGAFDQIENVGSVLERYGLLESAASLLGFKLTEKDIPEDMRDKHYWWSRQQIAVSGHGTIDYKRIYDNLEKPKSVSAYKYIEFSELNNIFYEVRKGVICAAICSVTDRSYKDRRTGETKHFGKIELQQNTETNILTIWDDWDIWKKELRKAEGRMIVAVVNIKWSDYDEKNTLQIGKSSFLKLI; from the coding sequence ATGAAAATCCAACGCATAACTCATAAGACTGACACTCAACTTGTATCTGACTGCTATGCCGGTGACGGATATGTAAAACGAAATCACGGTTCTCTTCCAGATATTGACTCCGACTTTAGCGCAGTACGTCGTGATGAAGTTAAGGCGTATCTGGAGAGACGTTACAATAAAGACGGCCTCCAGCGTGTCTTTTCTGCTGGTACATTCACCACTGAGAAGATTAAGTCTGTAATCAAGGATGTGGCTCGTACCCATAAAATATCTCAGGCCACCACCAATTATTTGACAGCCATATTGGATGATAATATGACGTGGACTGACCTGATGAAGATGGCTTCGACCGATAAGCGCATGAGGGATTTCATTCAGAAATATCCTGATGTCTTTGAAGAGATATTGCCGATTATGGGTCAAGCACGTTCTGCTGGTATTCACGCCTCTGCACTCATTATCACTCCTGAATATGTCAAGGGAGAGCGTGTCGAGTGCTTTGACCTGCTTCCTATCAGAAAGATGGGAGATTTGCTTGTGTCCGAAATATCAGGTAATGATATTGACGCTATTGGTATCTTGAAAAACGACGTGCTGGGTATTAAGGAGCTTACCAGGCTTTCTGATACACTTAATCTTGTGGAAAGTGAGTACGGTGTCAAGTATAATATTCTTGAAATAGCCTCAAAATACCTGAATGACGAGAAGGTTTTTAAGATCATCCGTGACGGAAACACTCAGGGCGTATTCCAGATGGGTGGCGAGGGCATTACAAAATTTATCAAACGTCTTGCGCCGGACAATATCAATGATCTGATTGCTTCGGTTGCTTTGTTCCGTCCGGGACCTTTGGATTCTGGTGCTGCTGACAATTATGTCCGGGCAAAGCGAGGTGAGTATGAGCCTACTTATCTTTGGGGTACTTACGAAATTTTGAAAGACACCTTTGCTCAGATGGTATATCAGGAGCAGATTTCGCGTGTGGCTCAGAAAGTCGGTGGACTTAGCCTTGGTGACGGTGTGAATCTTGTAAAGGCTTTGAGTAAAAAGAAGCTGGAGAAGGTGCGTAAGTTTCAGGACAAATTTTTTGCCGGAGCAAAACAAAACGGTTGTCCTAAAGAGGCGGCCGACCAAATCTGGAGCAATGTTGAAGATGCGGCTAAGTATTCATTCAATGCTTGTATTGCCGGCCATGAATATCTTTGGGGCAGACATAAGGAGAAAGGTTCTGGCACCCGGATTAACATCGGAGATATGTGGCGTACAAGGAATGATTACCAGTGGGCCAAGGAAAACGGTCGGCTTGCTCTTAGAAACAAGTATCGTAAGTATGGCTATGGAACTTGCTGGTCTCTAAATGAAGATGATAAGTTGGTCATCAATCGAATTGTGGATATCCGCTACCAGGGTGTCCGGCCAGTCTATCGTATCACTTTGGCTAATGGCAGTACCATAGATGTAACAGACAATCATAAGCACCCAACATTAAATGGTCAGAAGCGTACTGATGAATTAATCCCAGGAGAGGATTTTATGTATATCCGTGTAGGTTGGATCAAGGAAGATACTTCTTATCGGTTTACAGATAAGGGTGGATTGAATAATACTCGTTATCATTCAAACGACCATGTAGAAAGTCATACTTTGAATGTTCAAAAGGGGCATAAGGGTTTTCTGACTCGTGATTCCAACTATACTAAACTTGAATATTACAAGAATCACCTCAAAAAAGATTATTGTGAAGAATGTGGCCGGCGCCTAAAGCGTCTGGAGATCCATCATGTCAATGGTGATCATTCTGATGTCGGAGAAAATTATTCCAACATCAGAACACTCTGCCCCAGTTGTCATAAGAAGGCTCACTATGAAATGGGGCGAGTAAAAATGGGGCGTAAAGGCTTAGGTACAGCTGTCGTTCAAGTTGTTTCAGTGGAGTTCTTATGCAACACTGCCGTATATGATGTGGAAATGGAGCATCCATATCACACATTTCTTACCGGTAAAGGCGTGGTGACGTGTAATTCCCACGCTACTGCCTATGGACTGACCGCTTATGTCGGAGCGTGGTTAAAGACATATTATCCGACTGCCTTTTACACTGTAGTGTTGCGAGATCAGGATGAAGATAAAATGGCGGTCTTGATGAATGAAATTAAGACTGTGGGAGGTACCGAATTGGAGAAGCCCAACATCAATATCTCAGGTGAGAATTTCACAGCCGATTTTAAGAACAATAAGATATACTGGTCTTTATCTCGTATCAAACAGTTGGGACCGAAGGCTGTGAAGTATATCGTTCAAGAACGCAATTTATATGGCGAATTTTATAATCTGGAGGATTTCATCAAGCGTATTTTCAAGAGCAAGTTCAAAAGTTTTGAAGATGAGGGCACAGCAGAAGTTCGTGAGCGTTGCCCGGTAACAGCGAGAAGCGTCAGGAACCTCATCTTTGCTGGCGCGTTTGACCAGATTGAAAACGTCGGTTCAGTATTGGAGCGATATGGTCTCTTAGAGAGTGCAGCCAGTCTCTTAGGATTTAAGCTGACAGAAAAAGATATTCCGGAAGATATGCGTGATAAGCATTATTGGTGGAGCCGTCAGCAAATAGCCGTCTCAGGTCACGGAACTATTGACTATAAGAGAATATATGACAATCTGGAGAAGCCTAAAAGTGTTTCGGCCTATAAGTACATTGAGTTCTCAGAACTGAATAATATATTCTATGAGGTTCGGAAGGGCGTGATATGCGCTGCCATTTGCTCTGTAACTGATAGGTCTTATAAGGATAGGCGAACTGGTGAGACCAAGCACTTTGGCAAGATTGAACTTCAGCAGAATACCGAAACCAATATTCTAACAATTTGGGATGATTGGGATATTTGGAAGAAGGAACTGAGGAAGGCAGAGGGTCGTATGATTGTCGCTGTGGTCAACATAAAATGGAGTGATTATGATGAGAAGAATACTCTTCAAATCGGTAAAAGCTCATTCTTAAAATTGATTTGA
- a CDS encoding 3'-5' exonuclease: MAAPVEKGNIIVGIFYDFETGGLDCTRSAATQISLHAVRLDTFEVIDRYNSYIYPYSKKADIGKPKRKVLKNKYDAEEEEELMEYGSTALDISGITMDLLYKQGKPLEDVCNEICDFIERNTFPVVASNKPFMIGQNPLFDNGFMQQIMLYTGVWARFIKLVRGAKDFWGNFQPTQLDTILLSQLTFDNDKSITTWKLEAMAERLGIDLDDAHDADADVTATREIVRVLTARMRSQSAGGGTEVGGLTAEKREKLRDHFKI; this comes from the coding sequence ATGGCAGCACCAGTTGAAAAAGGCAATATCATTGTTGGAATATTCTATGACTTTGAAACCGGCGGTCTTGACTGTACCAGAAGTGCCGCGACTCAAATATCACTTCATGCAGTTCGTCTCGATACCTTTGAAGTGATAGATAGGTATAATTCTTATATCTATCCTTACAGTAAGAAAGCAGACATCGGCAAGCCCAAAAGAAAAGTGCTTAAAAATAAGTACGATGCAGAAGAAGAGGAAGAGCTGATGGAGTATGGTTCCACAGCTTTGGATATAAGTGGAATCACTATGGATTTGCTTTATAAGCAAGGCAAACCTTTGGAAGATGTATGTAATGAGATCTGCGACTTCATTGAAAGAAATACCTTCCCAGTGGTGGCTTCAAACAAGCCCTTTATGATCGGTCAGAATCCGTTATTTGATAATGGATTTATGCAGCAGATTATGCTCTATACTGGAGTCTGGGCAAGATTTATCAAACTTGTCCGGGGAGCCAAGGATTTCTGGGGTAACTTCCAGCCCACTCAACTTGACACAATCCTCCTTTCTCAGCTCACTTTTGATAATGACAAGAGTATCACTACTTGGAAACTGGAGGCTATGGCAGAGCGTCTGGGCATTGATCTGGATGACGCTCACGATGCAGACGCTGATGTGACTGCTACCAGAGAAATCGTAAGAGTGCTCACTGCAAGGATGCGCTCACAGTCTGCTGGTGGTGGTACTGAAGTCGGAGGTCTAACTGCTGAAAAACGAGAGAAACTTAGGGATCATTTCAAGATATAA
- a CDS encoding PHP domain-containing protein, translating to MKEVVSLKEWLDNHNLIYSLRKDVLVIPGFGRCLIQDNYDHIFRQTKDGDVVFNSIENYSYLIADEIYYIVFPFGCRWYYIDIRKDPSDLQFKILRYVGESPKFEHECEFYPLGLHSGFELLNGSGLLKDWCAKAKFLGYKGIAVADRNTMAASLDLQQSATDAGLKYCFGYSLTVRIGLDKVGVKIYAATQQGFRNMLRIQKAVAVDSFETKEIDLITLLNLAEGNTLVFDKWSGHWLTENKNALQDFVDAFDGWVYFQVDTTEYRADRIDSTLLQSQKAYFDNFYLGNLEYSMNIRPVLIQDVYYLDKEDWRTKIILNKVDTGAAHEQSYKQYLKTIDEIYAEFRALFSDRYDDEVFYDMCAATADIIENATAAYDLSDNYAPKYDMTPQEQAKYGDTLTMFRELIEDGFRKLVPEGEEEVYRRRVEYEKYVIESTDNVDYFLIQRDELNWAQENGILTGIGRGSAGGCLLLYLMGITFIDPLKYDLIFERFLLPERAGLEPDKVTIMADDIESSDYFEVAFDNDTILLLDKDAELVVIRDGEQLTVYADELQEGDDIQFDNCDLLHTLPHKLLHENPTHNS from the coding sequence ATGAAAGAGGTGGTATCATTAAAAGAATGGCTGGATAACCATAATCTCATATATTCTTTGAGGAAGGATGTTCTTGTTATCCCTGGATTTGGCCGTTGTCTCATTCAGGATAACTATGATCATATCTTCAGGCAGACTAAGGATGGGGATGTGGTTTTCAACAGTATCGAGAATTATTCTTATCTGATAGCAGATGAGATTTATTATATTGTATTTCCTTTTGGGTGTCGGTGGTACTATATCGACATTCGTAAGGATCCTTCTGACCTCCAGTTCAAAATACTTCGGTATGTAGGTGAATCTCCGAAGTTTGAACATGAGTGTGAGTTTTACCCATTAGGCTTACATTCAGGTTTTGAGTTACTGAATGGTAGTGGCTTATTAAAAGACTGGTGTGCCAAGGCAAAATTCCTTGGATATAAGGGCATTGCAGTTGCTGATAGGAATACTATGGCTGCTTCCTTGGATTTGCAACAGTCAGCTACTGATGCTGGACTGAAATATTGTTTTGGATATTCCCTGACAGTACGAATTGGTCTGGATAAAGTCGGCGTTAAGATATACGCCGCTACTCAGCAAGGATTTAGGAATATGTTGCGTATTCAAAAAGCAGTTGCGGTAGATAGCTTTGAAACCAAGGAAATTGACCTGATCACATTACTAAATCTTGCTGAAGGCAATACTTTAGTTTTTGATAAATGGAGTGGTCATTGGCTTACCGAAAACAAGAACGCCTTGCAGGATTTTGTGGACGCTTTTGATGGGTGGGTATATTTTCAGGTAGATACGACCGAGTATCGTGCTGACAGAATAGACTCAACATTGTTGCAGAGCCAGAAAGCGTATTTTGACAACTTCTATCTGGGCAATCTGGAATATTCGATGAATATACGTCCAGTTTTGATTCAGGATGTGTATTATCTTGACAAAGAGGACTGGCGTACCAAAATCATTTTGAATAAAGTCGATACCGGCGCCGCGCACGAGCAATCATATAAACAGTATCTGAAAACTATTGATGAGATTTATGCTGAATTTCGTGCCCTGTTCTCAGATAGATATGATGATGAGGTTTTTTATGATATGTGCGCTGCTACTGCTGACATCATAGAAAATGCAACTGCCGCCTATGACCTGAGTGACAATTATGCCCCTAAGTATGATATGACACCCCAGGAGCAGGCAAAATATGGTGATACTCTCACTATGTTTCGAGAGCTGATTGAAGATGGCTTCCGAAAGCTGGTGCCGGAAGGAGAAGAAGAAGTTTATCGTAGGCGTGTAGAATATGAAAAATATGTAATCGAAAGTACCGACAATGTAGATTACTTTCTCATTCAAAGAGATGAGCTAAACTGGGCACAAGAAAACGGAATCTTGACTGGAATTGGTCGAGGCTCTGCCGGTGGCTGTTTACTTCTTTATCTGATGGGTATCACATTTATTGATCCTCTGAAGTACGATTTGATTTTCGAGCGCTTCTTGTTGCCGGAGCGTGCTGGCTTGGAGCCGGATAAGGTAACGATTATGGCTGATGATATTGAATCCTCAGATTATTTTGAGGTGGCCTTTGATAATGATACAATACTCTTGCTTGACAAGGATGCGGAGTTAGTTGTAATCAGAGATGGTGAACAACTGACCGTTTATGCAGATGAGTTGCAAGAAGGTGATGACATTCAGTTTGATAACTGTGATTTACTTCACACCTTACCCCACAAACTTCTGCATGAAAATCCAACGCATAACTCATAA
- a CDS encoding nucleoside/nucleotide kinase family protein — MSFLIDIREELDGQVQEQLRKFRLECAGTSYRGWYRIQAAIAKARDLTIYHDKIENFIMPNLFDENGDAIAWYHWRDPQQVQVNMIKRNLQISSKGSRKRGRVTPTRLKMLMKEILNYRIEQYLNPQTDMEKLKIMCIVGGSGCGKTLASLHLKYHKEANVICSFTTRPPRPTEVEGRDHHFIDIVPDKTELIAYAHFGGYYYYATKWQVFGPCTVYVIDEKGLENLRNDFGEVYDIHTVLIKRDKALRRKSGIDETRLRRDERRNLNDEDYDYVIVNNGKKAELFKEIERIYEEIKNK, encoded by the coding sequence ATGTCTTTTTTAATTGACATACGCGAAGAGTTGGACGGTCAGGTTCAAGAGCAGCTTCGCAAATTCAGGCTTGAATGTGCCGGTACCAGTTATAGAGGCTGGTACCGTATTCAGGCTGCCATTGCCAAGGCTCGTGACCTCACCATATACCATGATAAGATTGAGAATTTTATCATGCCCAATCTCTTTGATGAAAATGGCGATGCGATTGCGTGGTATCATTGGCGAGATCCCCAGCAAGTACAAGTCAATATGATAAAACGTAATTTGCAGATCTCATCTAAAGGCAGTAGAAAGCGTGGCCGGGTCACACCTACCAGACTCAAAATGCTGATGAAGGAGATTCTTAACTATCGAATAGAACAATACTTAAATCCACAAACAGATATGGAAAAATTAAAAATCATGTGTATTGTAGGTGGCTCTGGCTGTGGTAAGACCTTGGCCTCGTTACACCTGAAGTACCATAAAGAGGCAAATGTGATTTGCTCCTTTACAACCAGACCTCCCAGACCTACGGAAGTGGAGGGGCGTGATCATCATTTCATTGACATCGTTCCAGACAAAACGGAGTTGATTGCTTATGCTCATTTTGGTGGATATTATTATTATGCTACCAAATGGCAAGTCTTTGGCCCATGCACTGTTTATGTGATTGATGAAAAGGGGCTGGAAAATCTGCGAAATGACTTCGGAGAAGTTTACGATATCCATACTGTGCTGATTAAGCGAGATAAGGCTCTGCGCCGTAAATCTGGGATTGATGAGACCCGGCTCCGTCGAGATGAGCGCCGTAACCTCAATGATGAGGATTATGATTATGTGATTGTCAACAATGGCAAAAAGGCAGAGCTATTTAAGGAAATAGAACGTATTTACGAAGAAATTAAAAACAAATAA
- a CDS encoding crossover junction endodeoxyribonuclease RuvC: MQKLTEEYVRQLGRGDVMAFDVATHCGYYTLGDYGTKVFPNNDKAPKYLGPDYAQHKAFRNWLIDMLTSHKIKAVAAEDVIYGHFTDFRKLCEFRGILLEVCETLDIPVVTFKPSDIKKHGTGKGNADKKMMIEFAEKRYHIEVDGDDNLADAIHIYMYFIHRYKL, from the coding sequence ATGCAGAAGTTAACTGAAGAGTATGTTCGTCAGTTAGGACGTGGTGACGTAATGGCTTTTGATGTGGCTACTCACTGTGGGTACTACACTCTGGGCGATTACGGCACCAAGGTCTTTCCTAACAATGACAAGGCACCGAAGTATCTGGGCCCGGATTATGCCCAGCATAAGGCTTTTAGGAATTGGCTTATTGATATGCTTACATCTCACAAAATCAAAGCTGTGGCTGCTGAGGATGTTATTTATGGCCATTTCACAGACTTTAGGAAGTTATGTGAGTTCCGGGGTATCTTACTGGAAGTCTGTGAAACACTGGATATTCCAGTGGTAACATTTAAGCCCTCTGACATCAAAAAGCACGGAACCGGTAAGGGCAATGCGGACAAAAAAATGATGATTGAGTTCGCAGAAAAGCGATACCACATTGAAGTGGATGGTGATGATAATCTTGCAGATGCTATACACATCTACATGTATTTTATTCATCGCTATAAGCTATAA
- a CDS encoding DnaB-like helicase C-terminal domain-containing protein — protein sequence MAGKKNENVLTSEFLAELYNCAITNNQICSVVSRYMEDQFLPDPQYQLLNVTLKSYFNEYKTAPQYGIISQRLSSSRAVSELLEEIREVSTSVNPEGIRDQFEEYLKLVQFKKIFKEVSKKYEEGARLDAMMSFTHEALKLQQFTLKPEEFIDIAQTYEERLRENKMRSENPSSKMVNSFYIDGLDEMNKGRNLRTQLSLFLAMSGVGKSHIARWIGYNAAYISGLDVLHIQLEGAASETTDAYSAMLSGTTTYEYETGKVNNHTLEHLKDLLDTYKGTLRVKAYPKFGKEVSTTDIRNDLEKYREKYGKYPDVVVVDSLDLLTDSSGKNWDSKALRHKRIATAQDLKDLAGETDAWFVVTYQATIENPEWVNDEKNVLTAFNTSECKGLQRPCTHLISLNQSKREYREQTMRLYADKFRFCKKGEPFRIALDYEHEVFYDRVRTLNLPREAS from the coding sequence ATGGCAGGAAAGAAAAATGAAAACGTGTTGACTTCTGAGTTCCTTGCGGAGCTGTATAATTGTGCCATAACCAACAATCAGATCTGTTCGGTTGTGAGCCGCTATATGGAAGATCAATTTCTTCCGGATCCGCAGTATCAGTTGTTAAATGTGACTCTGAAGAGCTATTTTAATGAGTACAAAACGGCACCTCAGTATGGCATAATCTCACAGCGTCTTTCATCTTCCAGAGCTGTTTCAGAGCTTTTGGAAGAAATTAGGGAAGTTTCCACCAGTGTCAATCCCGAAGGTATAAGAGACCAATTTGAAGAATATCTTAAACTCGTTCAATTTAAGAAAATCTTTAAGGAGGTGTCTAAGAAATATGAGGAAGGCGCCCGGCTCGACGCTATGATGTCGTTCACTCACGAAGCATTGAAGCTACAGCAATTTACTCTTAAACCTGAAGAGTTTATTGACATTGCTCAGACGTATGAAGAAAGATTGCGTGAGAATAAGATGCGTAGTGAGAACCCTTCCTCAAAGATGGTCAATAGTTTTTATATTGACGGGCTTGATGAGATGAATAAAGGACGTAATCTTCGCACTCAGCTTTCTCTGTTCCTTGCTATGTCTGGTGTCGGTAAAAGCCATATCGCTCGATGGATTGGTTACAATGCAGCTTATATCAGCGGACTTGATGTGCTGCATATCCAGTTGGAAGGTGCTGCTTCTGAGACCACCGATGCTTATTCCGCAATGCTCAGTGGCACTACCACTTATGAGTATGAGACTGGCAAGGTCAATAATCATACTCTGGAGCATTTGAAGGACTTGCTCGATACTTATAAGGGTACTTTGAGGGTCAAGGCTTATCCAAAATTCGGCAAGGAGGTTTCAACCACAGACATCAGAAACGACTTGGAGAAGTATCGTGAGAAATACGGTAAGTATCCTGATGTTGTCGTGGTTGATTCACTCGACCTTCTGACCGATTCTTCAGGTAAAAATTGGGATTCCAAAGCATTACGGCATAAACGCATTGCTACGGCACAAGATCTCAAAGACTTGGCCGGTGAAACAGATGCTTGGTTCGTTGTCACTTATCAGGCTACTATTGAGAATCCTGAATGGGTCAATGATGAAAAGAACGTCCTTACAGCCTTCAATACTTCAGAATGTAAGGGATTACAGAGACCTTGTACCCATCTTATTTCACTTAATCAGAGTAAGCGTGAATATCGTGAACAGACGATGCGCTTATATGCGGATAAGTTCAGGTTCTGCAAGAAAGGTGAGCCATTCCGGATTGCATTGGATTACGAGCATGAAGTATTCTATGACCGGGTAAGGACCTTAAATCTTCCACGCGAGGCTTCCTAA
- a CDS encoding toprim domain-containing protein yields MILSPEIQRSIADELLYDLGGKMDGSRRNILVPNCPFCGHDGFKYGIYVGNNVGKKRFGMSNCYHCNRRFGSLKDTLKALDREDLLPAETVELDDEETDISALLDDELDDELVKISMPNGYKRCYKNAYLKSRGWVVDDYEYFPVGTNRCIEREYEDYIILEIRDEGRIVGFVARSILSKEEIDSYNARHHYKIRRYKNSDEREGNGFSKMLYNYDAIESGTTHSVILCEGPFDVVGLNRKLELYDNKHIVPVATFGKKISQEQMYKLQKKGVEQIVIGYDNDAKETTARIAMELDKYFDVLIADIPDGVGKDWDEMDVEDIYEVFAYNLKTVREFNLG; encoded by the coding sequence ATGATTTTATCACCAGAAATTCAGCGATCCATTGCCGATGAGTTACTATACGACTTGGGCGGTAAGATGGATGGATCCAGAAGAAATATATTGGTTCCCAACTGTCCTTTTTGTGGGCATGATGGCTTCAAATATGGTATCTATGTCGGCAATAATGTCGGTAAGAAGCGTTTTGGAATGTCAAATTGCTACCATTGTAATCGTCGTTTTGGTTCTCTGAAAGATACCCTCAAAGCTCTTGACCGAGAAGATCTCCTTCCAGCAGAGACCGTAGAACTTGACGATGAAGAGACCGACATCTCAGCATTGTTGGATGACGAGCTTGATGACGAGCTTGTGAAAATCTCTATGCCTAATGGATATAAGCGCTGTTACAAAAACGCTTATTTGAAGTCGCGTGGATGGGTGGTAGATGATTATGAGTATTTCCCAGTTGGCACTAATCGCTGTATTGAGCGAGAATATGAAGATTACATCATTCTTGAAATTCGAGATGAGGGCCGTATCGTTGGTTTTGTAGCGCGCAGCATACTCAGCAAAGAAGAAATTGATAGCTATAATGCCCGGCACCATTACAAAATCCGTCGGTATAAGAACTCCGATGAGCGTGAAGGTAACGGCTTCTCAAAAATGCTTTATAACTATGATGCGATTGAGTCTGGCACCACTCATTCGGTAATACTCTGCGAGGGGCCGTTTGATGTGGTTGGACTCAATCGTAAGCTGGAGTTGTATGATAATAAGCACATTGTGCCGGTAGCAACTTTTGGAAAAAAGATTAGCCAAGAGCAGATGTATAAACTCCAGAAAAAAGGGGTGGAGCAGATTGTTATCGGGTATGATAATGACGCTAAAGAGACAACTGCCCGGATAGCTATGGAGCTGGATAAATACTTCGATGTGTTGATTGCAGACATCCCAGATGGAGTTGGCAAAGACTGGGATGAAATGGATGTCGAGGACATCTATGAAGTATTTGCCTATAATCTAAAAACAGTCAGAGAATTTAATCTTGGATGA